In Zingiber officinale cultivar Zhangliang chromosome 3B, Zo_v1.1, whole genome shotgun sequence, a single window of DNA contains:
- the LOC122055340 gene encoding glycine--tRNA ligase, mitochondrial 1-like: MAASEENLRRALAEKQASVDAQAETVRALKSSPDAHQAEVDAAVEALKALKVEAGAAARRLEAAISSNTDGASSGSREAFRQAVVNTLERRLFYIPSFKIYRGVAGLYDYGPPGCAVKSNVLAFWRQHFVLEENMLEVDCPCVTPEIVLKASGHVEKFTDLMVKDEKTGMCYRADHLLKDFCKEKLEKDLTLSSEKASELKHVLAVLDDLSAEELGAKLKEYGITAPDTKNLLSDPYPFNLMFQTSIGPSGLSPGYMRPETAQGIFVNFKDLYYYNGNKLPFAAAQIGQAFRNEISPRQGLLRVREFTLAEIEHFVDPNDKSHPKFGDVAELEFFMFPREEQLAGKSAQPMVLGEAVSKGIVNNETLGYFIGRVYLFLTLLGIDKERLRFRQHLPNEMAHYAADCWDAEIECSYGWIECVGIADRSAYDLRAHSEKSGVPLVAHEKFPEPREVEKLVIVPSKKELGLAFKGNQKMVVEALEAMSEEEALEMKATLESKGEMDFHICTIGKTVSITKKMVSISMEKKKEHQRVFTPSVIEPSFGIGRIIYCLFEHSFYTRPSKAEDEQLNVFRFPPLVAPIKCTVFPLIKSQKFDDVAKIIAKSLTATGISHIIDITGTSIGKRYARTDEIGVPLAITVDSTTSVTIRDRDSKQQIRIGIDEVASVVKEVTDGESTWGDVMWRYPTHSVLHTEDE; this comes from the exons ATGGCCGCATCCGAGGAGAACCTCCGGCGAGCTCTGGCGGAGAAGCAAGCCTCAGTTGACGCCCAAGCCGAGACCGTACGCGCTCTCAAGTCCAGTCCTGACGCCCATCAGGCCGAGGTCGACGCCGCCGTCGAGGCCCTCAAAGCGCTCAAGGTGGAAGCGGGCGCCGCTGCCCGCCGCCTTGAAGCGGCCATCTCCAGCAACACAGATGGGGCCTCTTCTGGAAGCAGGGAAGCTTTCCGTCAGGCCGTCGTCAATACCCTCGAGCGGAGGCTCTTCTACATTCCATCCTTCAAGATCTACCGCGGTGTGGCTGGGCTCTACGACTACGGGCCTCCCGGATGCGCCGTCAAGTCTAATGTGCTCGCCTTTTGGCGCCAG CATTTTGTTCTGGAGGAGAACATGCTGGAGGTTGATTGCCCATGTGTCACACCTGAGATTGTCCTCAAAGCATCTGGGCATGTCGAAAAGTTTACAGACCTGATGGTGAAAGATGAGAAGACAGGGATGTGCTACCGGGCTGACCACTTACTCAAGGATTTTTGCAAGGAGAAGCTTGAGAAGGACCTTACGTTGTCCTCTGAGAAGGCCTCAGAGCTCAAGCATGTCCTAGCAGTGTTGGATGACCTTTCCGCTGAGGAATTGGGAGCAAAGCTGAAGGAGTATGGGATCACAGCTCCTGATACAAAAAATCTTCTCTCTGATCCTTATCCATTCAATCTTATGTTCCAAACCTCCATCGGGCCATCTGGCCTGAGCCCAGG GTATATGCGGCCAGAGACAGCACAAGGAATCTTTGTGAACTTTAAAGACTTGTACTATTATAATGGGAATAAGCTTCCTTTTGCAGCTGCTCAGATTGGTCAGGCATTCAGAAATGAG ATTTCCCCTCGCCAAGGTCTTCTAAGGGTTCGAGAATTCACTCTAGCAGAGATTGAGCATTTTGTAGATCCTAATGACAAGTCTCACCCCAAGTTTGGTGATGTCGCCGAGTTGGAATTTTTTATGTTCCCTAGGGAGGAGCAGCTAGCAGGTAAATCAGCACAGCCTATGGTTCTTGGTGAGGCAGTTTCAAAG GGAATTGTCAACAATGAAACACTTGGTTACTTCATAGGGAGGGTATACCTCTTTTTAACACTGCTTGGGATTGATAAAGAACGATTACGCTTCAGGCAACACCTGCCAAATGAGATGGCTCACTATGCTGCTGACTGTTGGGATGCAGAGATAGAGTGTTCCTATGGATGGATTGAATGCGTGGGGATTGCTGATAGATCTGCTTATGACTTACGGGCTCACTCA GAGAAAAGTGGTGTTCCTTTGGTTGCTCACGAGAAATTCCCTGAACCTAGAGAGGTTGAG AAACTTGTTATTGTACCATCAAAGAAAGAACTTGGTCTCGCATTCAAGGGCAACCAAAAGATGGTGGTTGAAGCATTGGAG GCCATGAGTGAAGAAGAAGCACTGGAAATGAAAGCCACTTTGGAATCTAAAGGCGAAATGGATTTCCATATATGCACCATTGGGAAAACTGTTTCCATTACAAAGAAGATGGTATCTATCAGcatggaaaagaagaaagaacacCAAAGGGTCTTCACGCCTTCGGTTATTGAGCCATCTTTCGGAATTGGACGGATAATTTACTGTCTTTTTGAGCATTCTTTTTACACAAGGCCTAGCAAAGCAGAAGATGAGCAGTTGAATGTGTTCCGTTTTCCTCCTCTTGTTGCTCCTATCAAATGCACTGTCTTCCCTTTGATCAAATCCCAAAAGTTCGATGATGTTGCCAAAATCATTGCCAAGTCTCTTACGGCAACTGGGATTTCACATATCATAGACATAACAG GTACCTCAATAGGGAAGAGGTATGCTAGGACAGATGAGATTGGAGTACCACTTGCCATTACTGTTGATTCGACGACAAGTGTAACTATCCGTGACAGGGATAGTAAGCAGCAGATCCGTATCGGCATTGATGAGGTGGCTTCAGTCGTGAAAGAGGTAACAGACGGCGAAAGCACGTGGGGGGATGTAATGTGGAGATACCCAACCCATTCAGTTCTACATACTGAAGATGAATGA